CCTTGACCAAAGAGTTAGAAGATTAAGAGATTTAGGTCACGACCGTAACCTCCACGATCCGGGAGGCCCAGGGAACGGCGTTCCCGCCATTCGACCCGTTGACGGTCGACGACATCGGTCTCTTCGTGGAGATCAAGTGCCGTCCGCGACGCTTGGAAGTCGCGCCGCCATAGTGTAATTTATTTAACTATTAGAGACGTCCTGAGCGGAGGTGCGATGTCGCAGCTTGCCGTCGTCGAAGGTCCCCACGTGCCGGTGATGACCTCGGTACCGTCCGATGCGGACTCGCCCGGGGACGCCGAAACCGCGCGCATCCTGCGCGCGGCGTGGGCCGTGCTCGAGCGGTCGCACTTCCGTTCGCTGAAGATACGCCAGGTGCTGACCGCGTCCAACACGTCCGCGAGCACCTTCTACCGGTCGTTTCCCAGCAAGGCCCACCTCCTGCTCGCCCTGCTGGCCGACGAGACCGCCCGGGGGGACCGCCTGCTCGCGGCGCGGATCGCCGAAGCGGACTCGGCCGAGGGCCGGTTGCGGGCCTGGTTGAAGTTCAACATCCGGACGATCTACCGGCGGGAGCTCGCGGAGCGCGCCCGGCTCTTCCTCGACACGGGACTGCTCGAAGAACTCCCCGAAGAGGTGCACCGGCTCTACGGCGTGCCGGGCAGGCGGCTCGCGGAGGTGATCCGCGGCGGCATGGCGGATCGGGTGTTCCGGGCCGGCGACCCGGTCGCCGACGCCGCGATGGTGGGTCACCTGATGCGCGGACTGCTCGCCGA
This window of the Amycolatopsis balhimycina FH 1894 genome carries:
- a CDS encoding TetR/AcrR family transcriptional regulator, translating into MSQLAVVEGPHVPVMTSVPSDADSPGDAETARILRAAWAVLERSHFRSLKIRQVLTASNTSASTFYRSFPSKAHLLLALLADETARGDRLLAARIAEADSAEGRLRAWLKFNIRTIYRRELAERARLFLDTGLLEELPEEVHRLYGVPGRRLAEVIRGGMADRVFRAGDPVADAAMVGHLMRGLLADGLDGQLAMTEDQALDTASDFVLRALRPASSDTREERTLRALP